Proteins from one Sarcophilus harrisii chromosome 2, mSarHar1.11, whole genome shotgun sequence genomic window:
- the PLCG1 gene encoding 1-phosphatidylinositol 4,5-bisphosphate phosphodiesterase gamma-1 isoform X3: MMAGVGAPFANGCGACAPSEAEALHLCRSLEVGTVMTLFYSKKSQRPERKTFQVKLETRQITWSRGADKIEGAVDIREIKEIRPGKTSRDFDRYQEDPAFRPDQSHCFVILYGMEFRLKTLSLQATSEDEVNMWIKGLNWLVTDTVQAATPLQIERWLRKQFYSVDRNREDRISAKDLKNMLSQVNYRVPNMRFLRERLTDMEQRSGDITYGQFAQLYRSLMFSAQKSMDFPFLEAGTLRGGDRPELCRVSLSEFQQFLLEYQGELWATDRLQVQEFMLSFLQDPLREIEEPYFFLDEFVTFLFSKENNIWNSQLDSVCVDTMNNPLSQYWISSSHNTYLTGDQFSSESSLEAYARCLRMGCRCIELDCWDGPDGMPVIYHGHTLTTKIKFSDVLHTIKEHAFVTSEYPVILSIEDHCSIAQQRNMAQYFKKVFGDTLLTKPVDIAADGLPSPNQLKRKILIKHKKLAEGSAYEEVPTSVMYSENDISNSIKNGILYLEDPINHEWYPHYFVLTSSKIYYSEETNSDQGNEDEEEPKEVSSSAELHSSEKWFHGKLGAGRDGRHIAERLLTEYCIETGAPDGSFLVRESETFVGDYTLSFWRNGKVQHCRIHSRQDAGSPKFFLTDNLVFDSLYDLITHYQQVPLRCNEFEMRLTEPVPQTNAHESKEWYHASLTRAQAEHMLMRVPRDGAFLVRKRSEPNSYAISFRAEGKIKHCRVQQEGQTVMLGNSEFDSLVDLISYYEKHPLYRKMKLRYPINEEALEKMGTAEPDYGALYEGRNPGFYVEANPMPTFKCAVKALFDYKAQREDELTFTKSAIIQNVEKQEGGWWRGDYGGKKQLWFPSNYVEEMANPATLEPEREQLDENSPLGDLLRGVLDVPACQIAIRPEGKNNRLFVFSISMASIAHWSLDVAADSQEDLQDWVKKIREVAQTADARLTEGKMMERRKKIALELSELVIYCRPVPFDEDKIGTERACYRDMSSFPETKAEKYVNKTKGKKFLQYNRLQLSRIYPKGQRLDSSNYDPLPMWICGSQLVALNFQTPDKPMQMNQALFMSSGRCGYVMQPSNMRDEAFDPFDKCSLRGIEPCAVCIEVLGARHLPKNGRGIVCPFVEIEVAGADYDNMKHKTEFVVDNGLNPVWPAKPFHFQISNPEFAFLRFVVYEEDMFSDQNFLAQATFLVKGLKTGYRAVPLKNNYSEDLELASLLIKIDIFPAKQENGEISPFGSSSFRERGSESSGQLLHGRAREGSFEARYQQPFEDFRISQEHLADHFDSRERRALRRTRINGDNRL, translated from the exons TTGATATTCGTGAAATCAAGGAGATCCGGCCTGGGAAAACCTCTCGTGATTTTGACCGTTACCAGGAGGACCCGGCCTTCCGGCCCGACCAGTCCCATTGCTTTGTTATCCTGTACGGCATGGAATTCCGCCTGAAAACGCTGAGTCTGCAAG CCACCTCGGAGGACGAAGTGAATATGTGGATCAAAGGCTTGAACTGGTTGGTGACTGATACCGTGCAGGCGGCCACGCCTCTGCAGATCGAGAG GTGGCTCCGGAAGCAGTTCTACTCCGTGGATCGGAATCGGGAAGACAG GATTTCTGCCAAGGATCTTAAGAACATGCTGTCCCAGGTCAACTACCGAGTTCCCAACATGCGGTTCCTGAGGGAACGGTTGACG GACATGGAGCAGCGGAGTGGGGACATCACCTATGGCCAGTTTGCGCAGCTCTACCGCAGCCTCATGTTCAGTGCCCAGAAATCG ATGGACTTTCCTTTCCTGGAAGCCGGCACCCTGAG GGGCGGGGATCGACCCGAGCTCTGCAGAGTTTCCCTGTCGGAGTTTCAGCAGTTTCTCCTGGAATACCAGGGG GAGCTGTGGGCCACTGACAGGCTGCAGGTGCAGGAGTTCATGCTCAGCTTCCTCCAAGACCCGCTCCGGGAAATCGAGGAGCCTTACTTCTTCCTGGACGAG TTTGTTACCTTCCTGTTTTCCAAAGAGAATAACATCTGGAACTCCCAGCTGGATTCGGTGTGTGTGGACACCATGAACAACCCTCTGTCTCAGTATTGGATCTCTTCATCTCACAACAC GTACCTGACCGGGGACCAGTTCTCCAGCGAGTCCTCCTTGGAGGCCTATGCGCGGTGCCTCCGGATGGGCTGCCGATGCATCGAGT TGGACTGCTGGGATGGACCGGACGGGATGCCAGTCATTTACCATGGACACACCCTCACCACCAAGATCAAGTTCTCCGATGTTCTGCACACCATCAAGGAGCATGCCTTCGTGACCTCGGA GTACCCCGTGATCTTGTCCATTGAGGATCATTGCAGCATCGCTCAGCAGAGAAACATGGCCCAGTACTTCAAGAAGGTATTTGGCGACACGCTTCTCACCAAGCCCGTGGACATTGCGGCTGATGGTCTGCCTTCGCCCAACCAGCTCAAGAGAAAAATCCTTATCAAG CACAAGAAGCTGGCTGAGGGCAGTGCCTACGAGGAGGTGCCCACGTCGGTGATGTACTCAGAGAATGACATCAGCAATTCCATCAAGAACGGCATCCTCTATTTGGAAGACCCCATTAATCAC GAGTGGTACCCGCACTACTTTGTACTGACCAGCAGCAAAATCTATTACTCAGAGGAGACCAACAGTGACCAGGGCAACGAGGACGAGGAGGAGCCAAAGGAG GTGAGCAGCAGTGCCGAGCTACACTCCAGCGAGAAATGGTTCCATGGGAAGCTAGGGGCCGGTCGGGACGGGCGACACATCGCCGAGCGGCTGCTTACCGAGTACTGCATTGAGACCGGAGCCCCCGACGGTTCCTTTCTGGTTCGGGAGAGTGAGACCTTTGTCGGGGACTACACCCTGTCCTTCTG gcGGAACGGGAAGGTGCAGCACTGCCGGATCCACTCCCGTCAGGACGCCGGCAGCCCCAAGTTCTTCCTGACAGACAACCTGGTGTTTGACTCGCTCTATGACCTCATCACCCACTACCAGCAGGTGCCGCTGCGATGCAACGAGTTCGAGATGCGCCTTACGGAGCCCGTGCCTCAGACTAACGCACACGAGAGCAAAGA GTGGTACCACGCCAGTCTGACCCGAGCCCAGGCGGAACATATGTTGATGCGGGTTCCCCGGGACGGGGCCTTCCTCGTGCGAAAGCGGAGCGAGCCCAACTCCTACGCCATCTCCTTCCG GGCAGAAGGGAAGATCAAACATTGCCGGGTCCAGCAGGAGGGGCAGACGGTGATGCTGGGGAACTCGGAGTTTGACAGCCTTGTAGATCTCATCAGTTACTATGAGAAGCATCCACTGTATCGAAAGATGAAGCTCCGGTACCCCATCAATGAGGAGGCATTGGAGAAGATGGGCACAGCG GAACCTGACTATGGAGCTCTGTATGAAGGACGGAATCCAGGTTTCTATGTGGAGGCAAATCCTATGCCAACTTTTAAG TGTGCTGTCAAAGCCCTCTTTGACTACAAGGCACAGCGGGAAGATGAGCTGACCTTTACGAAGAGTGCCATCATCCAGAATGTGGAAAAGCAGGAGGGAGGCTG GTGGAGGGGAGACTATGGAGGGAAGAAGCAGCTCTGGTTTCCATCCAACTATGTGGAAGAGATGGCCAATCCTGCCACTTTAGAGCCTGAGAGGGAG CAGTTGGATGAGAATAGCCCCCTGGGAGATCTGCTCCGTGGAGTCCTGGATGTGCCGGCCTGCCAGATCG CTATCCGCCCCGAGGGGAAGAACAACCGACTCTTTGTGTTCTCGATCAGCATGGCGTCCATTGCCCATTGGTCCTTGGATGTGGCTGCTGATTCCCAGGAGGACCTACAGGACTGGGTGAAGAAGATCCGAGAGGTTGCCCAGACTGCGGATGCCCGG CTCACAGAGGGAAAGATGATGGAACGAAGGAAGAAAATTGCCTTGGAGCTGTCTGAACTTGTCATTTACTGTCGGCCCGTCCCCTTCGATGAGGATA AGATCGGCACCGAGCGGGCCTGTTACCGAGACATGTCATCCTTCCCTGAGACCAAGGCAGAGAAATACGTGAATAAGACCAAAGGCAAGAAGTTCTTGCAGTATAATCGGCTTCAGCTGTCACGCATTTACCCTAAGGGCCAACGGCTGGACTCTTCCAACTATGACCCTTTGCCCATGTGGATTTGTGGCAGCCAACTTGTGGCCCTCAACTTCCAGACTCCAG ACAAACCCATGCAGATGAACCAGGCCTTATTCATGTCCAGTGGGCGTTGTGGATATGTGATGCAGCCAAGCAACATGAGAGACGAAGCCTTCGACCCCTTTGACAAGTGTAGCTTGCGTGGGATAGAGCCATGTGCGGTCTGCATTGAG GTCCTGGGGGCCCGGCACCTCCCCAAGAACGGCCGGGGCATCGTGTGTCCTTTTGTGGAGATTGAGGTGGCCGGGGCCGACTACGACAACATGAAGCACAAGACGGAGTTTGTGG TGGACAATGGTCTGAACCCCGTTTGGCCGGCAAAGCCCTTCCACTTCCAGATTAGTAACCCCGAGTTTGCTTTCCTGCgctttgtggtatatgaagaagATATGTTCAGTGACCAGAATTTCTTGGCTCAGGCCACCTTCCTGGTGAAAGGCCTAAAGACAG GATACAGAGCGGTGCCTTTGAAGAATAACTACAGTGAGGACTTGGAGTTGGCCTCTCTGCTTatcaaaatagatatatttcCTGCCAAG CAGGAGAACGGGGAGATCAGTCCCTTTGGCAGCTCGTCGTTCCGAGAACGGGGCTCCGAATCTTCTGGCCAGCTGCTCCACGGACGGGCCCGGGAGGGCTCCTTTGAAGCCCGCTACCAGCAGCCCTTCGAGGACTTCCGCATCTCCCAGGAGCACCTAGCAGACCACTTTGACAGCCGGGAACGAAG GGCACTTCGGAGAACTCGTATCAATGGAGACAACCGCCTCTAG
- the PLCG1 gene encoding 1-phosphatidylinositol 4,5-bisphosphate phosphodiesterase gamma-1 isoform X2: protein MMAGVGAPFANGCGACAPSEAEALHLCRSLEVGTVMTLFYSKKSQRPERKTFQVKLETRQITWSRGADKIEGAVDIREIKEIRPGKTSRDFDRYQEDPAFRPDQSHCFVILYGMEFRLKTLSLQATSEDEVNMWIKGLNWLVTDTVQAATPLQIERWLRKQFYSVDRNREDRISAKDLKNMLSQVNYRVPNMRFLRERLTDMEQRSGDITYGQFAQLYRSLMFSAQKSMDFPFLEAGTLRGGDRPELCRVSLSEFQQFLLEYQGELWATDRLQVQEFMLSFLQDPLREIEEPYFFLDEFVTFLFSKENNIWNSQLDSVCVDTMNNPLSQYWISSSHNTYLTGDQFSSESSLEAYARCLRMGCRCIELDCWDGPDGMPVIYHGHTLTTKIKFSDVLHTIKEHAFVTSEYPVILSIEDHCSIAQQRNMAQYFKKVFGDTLLTKPVDIAADGLPSPNQLKRKILIKHKKLAEGSAYEEVPTSVMYSENDISNSIKNGILYLEDPINHEWYPHYFVLTSSKIYYSEETNSDQGNEDEEEPKEVSSSAELHSSEKWFHGKLGAGRDGRHIAERLLTEYCIETGAPDGSFLVRESETFVGDYTLSFWRNGKVQHCRIHSRQDAGSPKFFLTDNLVFDSLYDLITHYQQVPLRCNEFEMRLTEPVPQTNAHESKEWYHASLTRAQAEHMLMRVPRDGAFLVRKRSEPNSYAISFRAEGKIKHCRVQQEGQTVMLGNSEFDSLVDLISYYEKHPLYRKMKLRYPINEEALEKMGTAEPDYGALYEGRNPGFYVEANPMPTFKCAVKALFDYKAQREDELTFTKSAIIQNVEKQEGGWWRGDYGGKKQLWFPSNYVEEMANPATLEPERELCSLQQLDENSPLGDLLRGVLDVPACQIAIRPEGKNNRLFVFSISMASIAHWSLDVAADSQEDLQDWVKKIREVAQTADARLTEGKMMERRKKIALELSELVIYCRPVPFDEDKIGTERACYRDMSSFPETKAEKYVNKTKGKKFLQYNRLQLSRIYPKGQRLDSSNYDPLPMWICGSQLVALNFQTPDKPMQMNQALFMSSGRCGYVMQPSNMRDEAFDPFDKCSLRGIEPCAVCIEVLGARHLPKNGRGIVCPFVEIEVAGADYDNMKHKTEFVVDNGLNPVWPAKPFHFQISNPEFAFLRFVVYEEDMFSDQNFLAQATFLVKGLKTGYRAVPLKNNYSEDLELASLLIKIDIFPAKENGEISPFGSSSFRERGSESSGQLLHGRAREGSFEARYQQPFEDFRISQEHLADHFDSRERRALRRTRINGDNRL, encoded by the exons TTGATATTCGTGAAATCAAGGAGATCCGGCCTGGGAAAACCTCTCGTGATTTTGACCGTTACCAGGAGGACCCGGCCTTCCGGCCCGACCAGTCCCATTGCTTTGTTATCCTGTACGGCATGGAATTCCGCCTGAAAACGCTGAGTCTGCAAG CCACCTCGGAGGACGAAGTGAATATGTGGATCAAAGGCTTGAACTGGTTGGTGACTGATACCGTGCAGGCGGCCACGCCTCTGCAGATCGAGAG GTGGCTCCGGAAGCAGTTCTACTCCGTGGATCGGAATCGGGAAGACAG GATTTCTGCCAAGGATCTTAAGAACATGCTGTCCCAGGTCAACTACCGAGTTCCCAACATGCGGTTCCTGAGGGAACGGTTGACG GACATGGAGCAGCGGAGTGGGGACATCACCTATGGCCAGTTTGCGCAGCTCTACCGCAGCCTCATGTTCAGTGCCCAGAAATCG ATGGACTTTCCTTTCCTGGAAGCCGGCACCCTGAG GGGCGGGGATCGACCCGAGCTCTGCAGAGTTTCCCTGTCGGAGTTTCAGCAGTTTCTCCTGGAATACCAGGGG GAGCTGTGGGCCACTGACAGGCTGCAGGTGCAGGAGTTCATGCTCAGCTTCCTCCAAGACCCGCTCCGGGAAATCGAGGAGCCTTACTTCTTCCTGGACGAG TTTGTTACCTTCCTGTTTTCCAAAGAGAATAACATCTGGAACTCCCAGCTGGATTCGGTGTGTGTGGACACCATGAACAACCCTCTGTCTCAGTATTGGATCTCTTCATCTCACAACAC GTACCTGACCGGGGACCAGTTCTCCAGCGAGTCCTCCTTGGAGGCCTATGCGCGGTGCCTCCGGATGGGCTGCCGATGCATCGAGT TGGACTGCTGGGATGGACCGGACGGGATGCCAGTCATTTACCATGGACACACCCTCACCACCAAGATCAAGTTCTCCGATGTTCTGCACACCATCAAGGAGCATGCCTTCGTGACCTCGGA GTACCCCGTGATCTTGTCCATTGAGGATCATTGCAGCATCGCTCAGCAGAGAAACATGGCCCAGTACTTCAAGAAGGTATTTGGCGACACGCTTCTCACCAAGCCCGTGGACATTGCGGCTGATGGTCTGCCTTCGCCCAACCAGCTCAAGAGAAAAATCCTTATCAAG CACAAGAAGCTGGCTGAGGGCAGTGCCTACGAGGAGGTGCCCACGTCGGTGATGTACTCAGAGAATGACATCAGCAATTCCATCAAGAACGGCATCCTCTATTTGGAAGACCCCATTAATCAC GAGTGGTACCCGCACTACTTTGTACTGACCAGCAGCAAAATCTATTACTCAGAGGAGACCAACAGTGACCAGGGCAACGAGGACGAGGAGGAGCCAAAGGAG GTGAGCAGCAGTGCCGAGCTACACTCCAGCGAGAAATGGTTCCATGGGAAGCTAGGGGCCGGTCGGGACGGGCGACACATCGCCGAGCGGCTGCTTACCGAGTACTGCATTGAGACCGGAGCCCCCGACGGTTCCTTTCTGGTTCGGGAGAGTGAGACCTTTGTCGGGGACTACACCCTGTCCTTCTG gcGGAACGGGAAGGTGCAGCACTGCCGGATCCACTCCCGTCAGGACGCCGGCAGCCCCAAGTTCTTCCTGACAGACAACCTGGTGTTTGACTCGCTCTATGACCTCATCACCCACTACCAGCAGGTGCCGCTGCGATGCAACGAGTTCGAGATGCGCCTTACGGAGCCCGTGCCTCAGACTAACGCACACGAGAGCAAAGA GTGGTACCACGCCAGTCTGACCCGAGCCCAGGCGGAACATATGTTGATGCGGGTTCCCCGGGACGGGGCCTTCCTCGTGCGAAAGCGGAGCGAGCCCAACTCCTACGCCATCTCCTTCCG GGCAGAAGGGAAGATCAAACATTGCCGGGTCCAGCAGGAGGGGCAGACGGTGATGCTGGGGAACTCGGAGTTTGACAGCCTTGTAGATCTCATCAGTTACTATGAGAAGCATCCACTGTATCGAAAGATGAAGCTCCGGTACCCCATCAATGAGGAGGCATTGGAGAAGATGGGCACAGCG GAACCTGACTATGGAGCTCTGTATGAAGGACGGAATCCAGGTTTCTATGTGGAGGCAAATCCTATGCCAACTTTTAAG TGTGCTGTCAAAGCCCTCTTTGACTACAAGGCACAGCGGGAAGATGAGCTGACCTTTACGAAGAGTGCCATCATCCAGAATGTGGAAAAGCAGGAGGGAGGCTG GTGGAGGGGAGACTATGGAGGGAAGAAGCAGCTCTGGTTTCCATCCAACTATGTGGAAGAGATGGCCAATCCTGCCACTTTAGAGCCTGAGAGGGAG CTTTGTTCTTTACAGCAGTTGGATGAGAATAGCCCCCTGGGAGATCTGCTCCGTGGAGTCCTGGATGTGCCGGCCTGCCAGATCG CTATCCGCCCCGAGGGGAAGAACAACCGACTCTTTGTGTTCTCGATCAGCATGGCGTCCATTGCCCATTGGTCCTTGGATGTGGCTGCTGATTCCCAGGAGGACCTACAGGACTGGGTGAAGAAGATCCGAGAGGTTGCCCAGACTGCGGATGCCCGG CTCACAGAGGGAAAGATGATGGAACGAAGGAAGAAAATTGCCTTGGAGCTGTCTGAACTTGTCATTTACTGTCGGCCCGTCCCCTTCGATGAGGATA AGATCGGCACCGAGCGGGCCTGTTACCGAGACATGTCATCCTTCCCTGAGACCAAGGCAGAGAAATACGTGAATAAGACCAAAGGCAAGAAGTTCTTGCAGTATAATCGGCTTCAGCTGTCACGCATTTACCCTAAGGGCCAACGGCTGGACTCTTCCAACTATGACCCTTTGCCCATGTGGATTTGTGGCAGCCAACTTGTGGCCCTCAACTTCCAGACTCCAG ACAAACCCATGCAGATGAACCAGGCCTTATTCATGTCCAGTGGGCGTTGTGGATATGTGATGCAGCCAAGCAACATGAGAGACGAAGCCTTCGACCCCTTTGACAAGTGTAGCTTGCGTGGGATAGAGCCATGTGCGGTCTGCATTGAG GTCCTGGGGGCCCGGCACCTCCCCAAGAACGGCCGGGGCATCGTGTGTCCTTTTGTGGAGATTGAGGTGGCCGGGGCCGACTACGACAACATGAAGCACAAGACGGAGTTTGTGG TGGACAATGGTCTGAACCCCGTTTGGCCGGCAAAGCCCTTCCACTTCCAGATTAGTAACCCCGAGTTTGCTTTCCTGCgctttgtggtatatgaagaagATATGTTCAGTGACCAGAATTTCTTGGCTCAGGCCACCTTCCTGGTGAAAGGCCTAAAGACAG GATACAGAGCGGTGCCTTTGAAGAATAACTACAGTGAGGACTTGGAGTTGGCCTCTCTGCTTatcaaaatagatatatttcCTGCCAAG GAGAACGGGGAGATCAGTCCCTTTGGCAGCTCGTCGTTCCGAGAACGGGGCTCCGAATCTTCTGGCCAGCTGCTCCACGGACGGGCCCGGGAGGGCTCCTTTGAAGCCCGCTACCAGCAGCCCTTCGAGGACTTCCGCATCTCCCAGGAGCACCTAGCAGACCACTTTGACAGCCGGGAACGAAG GGCACTTCGGAGAACTCGTATCAATGGAGACAACCGCCTCTAG